In the genome of Desulfuromonas sp. DDH964, one region contains:
- a CDS encoding ferritin, whose protein sequence is MLSTKLQDAMNEQMKNEFFSAYLYMAMAGYFQAEDLPGFATWMRVQALEEMTHGERFFNFICDVNSRTNLLPIAGPRNDFKSPLEAFEYGLEHERFVTDSINKLMDLAKAESNHAAQIMLQWFVTEQVEEESNFSLIIRKLKRVEGDGRGLLLLDQELGQRVFVPPAAAGAGA, encoded by the coding sequence ATGCTTAGTACCAAGCTACAGGATGCGATGAACGAACAGATGAAGAACGAATTCTTCTCGGCCTATCTCTACATGGCGATGGCGGGCTATTTCCAGGCCGAGGATCTGCCCGGGTTCGCCACCTGGATGCGGGTTCAGGCCCTGGAGGAAATGACCCACGGCGAACGTTTTTTCAATTTCATCTGTGATGTCAACAGCCGCACCAACCTGCTGCCGATCGCCGGCCCGCGCAATGACTTCAAGTCGCCCCTCGAAGCCTTTGAATACGGCCTGGAACATGAGCGGTTCGTCACCGACAGCATCAACAAACTCATGGACCTGGCCAAGGCCGAGAGCAACCATGCGGCGCAGATCATGCTGCAATGGTTCGTCACCGAGCAGGTCGAGGAGGAGTCCAACTTCTCCCTGATCATCCGCAAGCTGAAACGTGTCGAAGGGGACGGACGCGGCCTGTTGCTCCTCGACCAGGAACTGGGCCAGCGGGTTTTCGTCCCGCCGGCTGCGGCCGGCGCTGGCGCCTGA
- a CDS encoding thiol-disulfide oxidoreductase DCC family protein, with protein MKARPEFPLSVFYDGSCRVCSREIDHYRNLEHGGKLIFVDISAPDFEPALYGRSRREFMVQMHVRDAGGRYFLGVDSFPAIWEALPGPGYHRLAKLIRLPGIHLLATLGYRLFARLRVYLPRRRDCGQGHCDIGHSR; from the coding sequence ATGAAAGCGAGGCCGGAATTCCCCTTGAGCGTTTTTTATGATGGCTCCTGCCGCGTCTGTTCCCGGGAAATTGATCACTACCGGAACCTGGAGCACGGCGGCAAGCTGATCTTTGTCGATATCAGCGCCCCTGATTTCGAGCCGGCCCTTTACGGCCGGAGCCGCCGGGAGTTCATGGTGCAGATGCATGTCCGTGACGCGGGCGGACGCTACTTTCTGGGCGTCGACTCCTTCCCGGCGATCTGGGAGGCGTTGCCCGGCCCCGGCTACCATCGGCTCGCGAAATTGATCCGCCTGCCGGGGATTCACCTGCTGGCGACCCTCGGCTACAGGCTCTTCGCGCGACTGCGGGTTTACCTGCCCCGTCGCCGTGATTGTGGCCAGGGGCATTGCGACATCGGTCATTCGCGCTGA
- a CDS encoding ferritin-like domain-containing protein, translating into MSDKIDVQEAVRRSIQTEKNAMDFYTHCARHMKDPEAVKTFELLAREEREHADWFFKVYKGAGLGSFEEFIKTDVSDDSDWLGAKERQLLPTLDERKAMELAMEKEQQLEKHLRSMAEKIADPEVRAVYEANAKSTHNHYLLIESEYARLMGMVHETDIDTFVRE; encoded by the coding sequence ATGTCGGACAAAATTGATGTACAGGAGGCGGTGCGCCGCTCGATCCAGACCGAAAAGAACGCCATGGACTTTTACACCCACTGTGCGCGCCACATGAAGGACCCGGAAGCGGTCAAGACCTTCGAACTGCTGGCCCGGGAGGAGCGCGAGCACGCCGACTGGTTCTTCAAGGTCTACAAGGGGGCCGGCCTCGGCAGCTTCGAGGAATTCATCAAAACGGATGTGAGCGACGATTCGGACTGGCTCGGCGCCAAGGAGCGCCAGTTGCTGCCGACCCTCGACGAGCGCAAGGCGATGGAGCTCGCCATGGAAAAGGAACAGCAGCTCGAAAAACATCTGCGCAGCATGGCAGAAAAGATTGCCGACCCCGAAGTGCGGGCGGTCTACGAGGCCAACGCCAAGTCGACCCACAACCACTACCTCCTCATCGAGTCCGAGTACGCCCGGCTGATGGGAATGGTACACGAAACCGATATCGACACCTTCGTCCGCGAATAG
- a CDS encoding cation-translocating P-type ATPase: MDYYRQSVDEVVAQLQTTAAGLTTEEARRRLQHCGPNRLETTSTLRPLILFLNQFKSFIIYILLFAMLFALVIGEYVDTAIIFAILLANALIGFFQELSAHRSLDALKKISTLQATVLRDGQLRRINAADLVPGDIVELAAGDKVPADLRIVTATRLQVEESTLTGESVPVEKNSQALEQEAPLGDRHNLLFSATTIAAGHARAVVIATGMATELGRIATLVRESGEEQTPLQRRLDQFGRKLGFAIIGICLLVFFLSFFKAYLAGALSAEVSVAFIFVAISLAVAAVPTALPAVVTIALSIGVKRLLAKKALVRNLAAVETLGSCDVICTDKTGTLTENQMTVRHAWTLAGEVTFAGSGYTPEGEVTGPVAERLLRCGQLCNNASLFVEEGRWLISGDPTEAALLTSAAKAGVAVDARRRDELPFDSDRKRMSVRVLLAAEGEELVLTKGALDSVLARCSTILVGDETVPLTPEHVAAIEAQNEHYAASSLRVLAFAEGRLAADDPLLEEGLTFLGLQAMIDPPRPDVIEAITRTRQAGIRVIMITGDYGETARAIGREIGIEGDLLRGNEVESLDEAGLRAALQGGVNLFSRVSAEHKQRIVAALQALGHTVAMTGDGVNDAPALKKANIGVAVGSGTEVAKEAADFVLLDDSFTHIVNAIEEGRGIYDNIQKSIMLLLSGNLGEVLIIFLATLFGMNLPLTAILLLWINLVTDGAPALAYSVDPYGREIMRRPPKSRNEGILPLPRLALLGLLGLIGTAIALVLFAHFGGNSADPQALVHAQTVVFNFVVLYEVILTFVIRAGYQVPFWTNRWIWAAVLLSVVLQGLLMYTPLAAVFRIVPLTGAELAELLTGGILFAMMAFLCQAGVRRWLGAA; this comes from the coding sequence ATGGACTATTACCGGCAGTCGGTCGATGAAGTGGTGGCGCAGTTGCAGACCACGGCGGCAGGGCTCACCACGGAAGAAGCCCGGCGGCGGCTCCAGCATTGCGGTCCCAACCGCCTGGAGACGACCTCGACACTTCGCCCCTTGATTCTCTTTCTCAACCAGTTCAAGAGTTTCATCATCTATATCCTGCTCTTTGCGATGCTCTTCGCGCTGGTGATCGGCGAGTATGTCGATACCGCGATCATTTTCGCCATCCTGCTGGCGAACGCCCTGATCGGCTTTTTCCAGGAACTGAGCGCCCATCGCTCCCTCGACGCACTGAAGAAGATCAGTACCCTTCAGGCAACCGTATTGCGCGACGGCCAACTGCGCCGTATCAACGCCGCCGACCTGGTTCCCGGCGATATCGTCGAACTGGCTGCCGGGGACAAGGTCCCGGCCGACCTGCGGATCGTGACCGCAACCCGGCTGCAGGTGGAAGAGTCGACCCTGACCGGCGAAAGTGTACCGGTCGAAAAAAATAGTCAAGCCCTTGAGCAGGAAGCGCCACTCGGCGACCGCCATAACCTCCTCTTCTCGGCGACCACGATCGCGGCCGGTCATGCCCGGGCGGTGGTGATCGCCACCGGCATGGCGACCGAGCTGGGCCGGATTGCGACCCTGGTCCGCGAGTCGGGGGAGGAGCAGACCCCGTTGCAGCGGCGCCTCGACCAGTTCGGGCGCAAGTTGGGTTTCGCCATTATCGGCATCTGTCTCCTCGTCTTCTTCCTCTCCTTCTTCAAGGCCTATCTAGCCGGTGCGTTGAGCGCGGAGGTGAGTGTCGCCTTTATCTTCGTCGCCATCAGCCTGGCGGTGGCGGCGGTACCGACGGCCCTGCCGGCGGTGGTGACCATCGCGCTCAGCATCGGCGTCAAGCGCCTGCTGGCGAAAAAAGCGCTGGTGCGCAACCTCGCCGCGGTTGAGACCCTGGGGAGCTGCGACGTCATCTGCACCGACAAAACCGGGACCCTGACCGAAAACCAGATGACCGTCCGCCATGCCTGGACCCTGGCCGGCGAGGTGACTTTTGCCGGCTCGGGGTATACGCCGGAAGGGGAGGTGACCGGGCCGGTGGCTGAGCGTCTGCTGCGCTGCGGCCAGCTCTGCAACAATGCCAGCCTCTTTGTGGAGGAGGGGCGCTGGCTGATCAGCGGTGACCCGACCGAGGCCGCGCTCCTGACCAGCGCCGCCAAGGCCGGTGTCGCCGTCGATGCCCGGCGCCGCGATGAGCTCCCCTTCGATTCGGATCGCAAGCGGATGAGCGTGCGCGTTCTTCTGGCGGCGGAGGGGGAGGAACTGGTCCTCACCAAGGGCGCCCTCGACAGCGTTCTCGCCCGCTGCAGCACGATTCTCGTTGGCGACGAGACGGTGCCGCTGACACCCGAGCATGTGGCGGCGATCGAGGCGCAAAATGAGCACTATGCCGCCAGCTCCCTGCGGGTGCTCGCTTTTGCCGAAGGGCGCCTCGCCGCCGATGACCCGCTTTTGGAAGAAGGCCTCACCTTTCTCGGCCTGCAGGCGATGATCGATCCGCCCCGTCCCGACGTGATCGAGGCGATCACCCGCACCCGGCAGGCGGGGATCCGGGTGATCATGATTACCGGCGACTATGGCGAGACGGCGCGGGCCATCGGTCGGGAGATCGGTATCGAAGGCGATTTGCTGCGCGGGAACGAGGTCGAATCCCTCGACGAGGCAGGTCTGAGAGCGGCGTTGCAGGGGGGAGTGAACCTCTTCTCGCGGGTCAGTGCCGAGCACAAGCAGCGGATCGTCGCCGCCCTGCAGGCGCTGGGGCACACCGTCGCCATGACCGGCGACGGTGTCAATGACGCCCCGGCCCTGAAAAAGGCGAATATCGGTGTCGCGGTGGGTAGTGGCACCGAGGTGGCCAAGGAAGCGGCCGACTTCGTACTCCTCGATGACAGCTTCACTCACATCGTCAACGCCATCGAGGAGGGGCGCGGCATCTACGACAACATCCAGAAATCGATCATGTTGCTCTTGTCGGGCAATCTCGGCGAGGTGCTGATCATCTTCCTGGCGACCCTCTTCGGCATGAACCTCCCCCTGACCGCGATCCTGCTATTGTGGATCAACCTGGTGACCGATGGCGCCCCGGCCCTCGCCTACAGCGTCGATCCCTACGGCAGGGAGATCATGCGGCGGCCGCCGAAATCCCGCAACGAGGGGATCCTGCCACTTCCCCGCCTCGCCCTGCTTGGTCTCCTCGGTCTCATCGGCACCGCCATCGCGCTCGTCCTTTTCGCCCATTTCGGGGGGAATTCTGCCGATCCCCAGGCCCTGGTGCATGCCCAGACCGTGGTCTTCAATTTCGTTGTCCTCTACGAGGTGATCCTGACTTTTGTCATTCGCGCCGGGTACCAGGTCCCCTTCTGGACCAACCGCTGGATCTGGGCCGCCGTTCTCCTCTCCGTGGTCCTGCAGGGGCTGCTGATGTACACCCCGCTGGCGGCCGTTTTTCGGATCGTCCCCCTCACCGGGGCCGAACTTGCCGAGCTTCTGACCGGGGGGATCCTCTTCGCGATGATGGCCTTTCTTTGTCAGGCGGGGGTGCGCCGGTGGCTGGGCGCGGCGTGA
- a CDS encoding GMP reductase, protein MRVESDVKLGFKDVLIRPKRSTLASRAAVDLERSFTFLHSRREWRGVPLIAANMDTVGTFEAAAVLARHGLLTAIHKHYPVAAWDDFLAGQPASIFQRVMVSTGSAEADFARLQEILGRHPQLEFICIDVANGYAESFVAFVQKVRSTFPEQTIVAGNVVTGEMVEELLLSGADIVKVGIGPGSVCTTRLKTGVGYPQLSAVIECADAAHGLGGRIIADGGCTCPGDVAKAFGGGADFVMLGGMFAGHDESGGQVIERGGQTFKLFYGMSSATAMEKHAGGIAEYRSSEGKTVEVPYRGPIEETVRDILGGLRSACTYVGAGALRELSKRTTFIRVVEQENRSFS, encoded by the coding sequence ATGCGTGTCGAAAGCGATGTCAAGCTCGGTTTCAAGGATGTCCTGATCCGTCCCAAGCGCTCGACCCTGGCCAGCCGGGCCGCGGTCGATCTCGAGCGCAGCTTCACCTTTCTGCACAGCCGCCGCGAATGGCGCGGGGTGCCGCTGATTGCCGCCAATATGGATACCGTCGGCACCTTCGAGGCGGCGGCGGTCCTCGCCCGTCACGGCCTGCTCACCGCCATTCACAAACACTACCCGGTCGCCGCCTGGGACGATTTCCTCGCCGGGCAACCGGCCTCGATCTTTCAGCGGGTGATGGTCAGCACCGGCTCCGCCGAGGCCGATTTCGCCCGGCTGCAGGAGATCCTGGGGCGCCACCCGCAGCTCGAATTCATCTGCATCGATGTCGCCAACGGTTACGCCGAGAGCTTCGTCGCCTTTGTCCAGAAGGTTCGCAGCACCTTTCCGGAGCAGACGATCGTCGCCGGCAATGTCGTCACCGGCGAGATGGTCGAGGAACTCCTCCTCTCCGGTGCCGATATCGTCAAGGTCGGCATCGGCCCCGGCTCGGTCTGTACCACCCGGCTCAAGACCGGGGTCGGCTACCCGCAACTGTCGGCGGTGATCGAGTGCGCCGACGCCGCCCACGGCCTCGGCGGGCGCATCATCGCCGACGGTGGCTGCACCTGTCCCGGTGACGTCGCCAAGGCTTTCGGCGGCGGCGCCGATTTTGTCATGCTCGGTGGCATGTTCGCCGGCCACGATGAAAGCGGCGGCCAGGTCATCGAACGGGGGGGGCAGACCTTCAAGCTCTTCTACGGCATGAGCAGCGCCACCGCCATGGAGAAGCACGCCGGCGGTATCGCCGAGTACCGCTCTTCCGAGGGGAAGACGGTGGAGGTCCCCTATCGCGGCCCGATCGAGGAGACGGTCCGGGATATTCTCGGTGGCCTGCGCTCGGCCTGCACCTATGTCGGCGCCGGCGCGCTGCGCGAGCTCTCCAAGCGCACCACCTTCATCCGCGTCGTCGAGCAGGAGAATCGCAGCTTTTCCTGA